The genomic segment GACAGAAACGCTATCAAGAAAGACTTGTTTAACCGCTATGGCAATGTTGAAAACATGCTGTTGTATTCAGACAAGTTTTCAGAGCAACAAAAGTCGGTACTGCGTGAATTAACGATGCAGTTAATCCAAAACCAGAACAAACAAATTGCCAGTCATAAACACAAAGTCAAAATCGATACGCTCAAAGACCAAATCGAGCAAGAGGATGAAGTCGATGCTGTAATTAATGACCCAGATAGGATCGTTGAAAAAAGAAGGAAAAGTGCCGAAGTAGAAGCGGCTAAAAAGAAGCTCATCTATAAACCTCAGATAGCCATAGATACTGAACATTTTGACCCAAATCAAGCATCTCAAATTGAATTAAACAATCGAGTGAACCGACCAAGTGTGATCTCCTTTTTTGATACTACAGGTCATCCTTACACCATAACGAGTTACTTTCCAACCGATGCACAGACCTTTGAACTCGTTCAAAAAGGTGCAAACCAATTACTCGTCAGTGCAAAAGAAGAATTTGAAATGTTGTCAGGTTTTGTTTTTTTAGAAAACGAGCCACAACCAATACCGTTCCTGCTCACCTC from the Vibrio agarivorans genome contains:
- a CDS encoding DotH/IcmK family type IV secretion protein, giving the protein MTMLSGMLASAVLSANAAITIVGHDSGIVPINQLEGQQLDVDANTHKQYDRNAIKKDLFNRYGNVENMLLYSDKFSEQQKSVLRELTMQLIQNQNKQIASHKHKVKIDTLKDQIEQEDEVDAVINDPDRIVEKRRKSAEVEAAKKKLIYKPQIAIDTEHFDPNQASQIELNNRVNRPSVISFFDTTGHPYTITSYFPTDAQTFELVQKGANQLLVSAKEEFEMLSGFVFLENEPQPIPFLLTSDPKHPIDVKRNVILPSVAPSNEAKVEQSVVPLSKLNKGDDPIMYEILHGLPTSAKALKQSGLSSDSRVYQSGEFTYIRTRALMKYEIDSAINIRGLYVYRARSRSSYWFNVNNREQKVSIYE